The Prevotella herbatica genome contains the following window.
GGATGGAAACGCTCTTCCCATGACATGTTACCATTAGATAATTGATAAGGTTTTGGCATACGACCACCACCATTTAATTGTAGTGTTGCATCAAACTGCCATATCCCTAATGGAGTTTTATAGCTAGCAGTAAGCAGTCCCTTATATTTACTTGTAAGAAGCTTCTCCATCAACGTATTATTATAAGTAGTCTTGACATCATTAATTCTATAGGCGGCCGTAAGTTCCAGTCCTGTAAATAGAGGATAGCTAGCATCTATCTGAAATGTATTTGAATAAGACTTTCCAGAAAGATTCTCTATTCTAATTTGCGTAGGATTGCTATCATAGTCTATCACAGCCTGATTACCGAAACGAGTGTAATAATATTCAGCATTAAGTTTTAAATTCTTCCCAAGCAAAGGAATATTAAAAGAACTGCTGGCACTATAGTTCCAAGCACTTTCCTGACCCAAATCTCCTATCACTAGCTGTCTACCACTAGCAAGCAGATAATTATTCTCAGCCAAGGCATGAACAGTTCGATATCCCTTTCCTGCAGAAAGACGAAAACTTACTACATCGTTTGGAGCGAATCTCAAATGAAAACGAGGTGTTATAAATGTTCCGAACATACTGCTATGGTCAGCACGAATACCAGCCATGGCAACAAGCTTAGTTGAAAGACTATATGTGTATTGCGCATACACTCCTGGAGTAGTTTCCTTTTCATTCTGGGCATTAAATCCCACATTAGTCAATCGCTGTGACAGATAATCATGATTCAATGACAGTCCTACAGAAAGGTTATGACTGGGCGTGAAATTAGTCTCAAACATGATCTGAGCAAATGCATTCTTCTGGTTTACAGTATAATTCTTATCACCATATAAGGCATCACTCTGATGCATAGAAACATTACCCATGAGCGCAATATTCGTTCCATGTGACTTATCAAGTATAAAAGCATTTTTTAGATATCCTTCATATCGATTGTTAGTCATATCAATATTATATATACGACCTAGATCCATAGAATGATTGATTTGTCCGCCTTCACGTTCCTCTTTTATAATGCCTATACCAGCATGGAAGATATTGTTATCACTTTTAACCTTCCACCTATTCTGAATGTTCCACTGCTTGACATTAGGATTATCAAGAAAGCCATCGTGATTATCATCATGATGCCCAAAATTTTTCTGTTGATGCACTAACAACTCAGTACTTACTTTCTTGTTTACGTGTATATTTGCATCAGCATTAAACTCTTGGCGGCTTAAAGTATTTCCATACATATTTAACGTAAGTCCCTCGTCAGCATCAGGTTTAAGATACTCCACATCAATCTGGCCCGTTATACCCTCATAACCATTGCGTACAGACGACAGTCCTTTTGATACCTGTATGCTATTTATCCACGTTCCAGGAATATAATCAAGGGAATATGGAAGAGCTGCCCCACGGAAGTTGGGCATATTTTCGGTCATCATCTGCACGTAAGTACCACTAAGACCTAAAAGCTTAATCTGTTTGGCTCCAGTAGTAGCGTCCGAGTAATTAACATCAACAGAAGGATTAGTTGTGAAACTCTCACCAAGATTACAACAAGCAGCCTTGAAAAGCTCTTCTCGATTTATCTTTAAGCTGTTAACAGCTCCACTCATTCTACTTGTTCCAGCACGACGTGCAGTTATTGTTACATCACTGATATGATGTAATTTCATTGTATCGGCTTGCAAGGAATCATTGGTACCACCAAATACTGGTAGCCCAAGCATTATTGCAATGCCTGTAAAAACATATTTCATTTTATTTATGATTTTGATATTATACCATAAGTTTTACGGAAGCGGTTCTATTAAGACCGTTTCACAAAATAAAAACTGATATTATCAAAATCAAATGCGCAATACTTGAATGAAGTTAAGATACTCTCGTGGTGGTGATTCTCTCACCTCATAGAACACCTTAACAATCGTTTTGTTTAGAATGCATAATAACCATTCAGCAACAAAACCTGGTATAATGGCAAGAAGTGTTTGAACTGCATT
Protein-coding sequences here:
- a CDS encoding TonB-dependent receptor plug domain-containing protein; the protein is MKYVFTGIAIMLGLPVFGGTNDSLQADTMKLHHISDVTITARRAGTSRMSGAVNSLKINREELFKAACCNLGESFTTNPSVDVNYSDATTGAKQIKLLGLSGTYVQMMTENMPNFRGAALPYSLDYIPGTWINSIQVSKGLSSVRNGYEGITGQIDVEYLKPDADEGLTLNMYGNTLSRQEFNADANIHVNKKVSTELLVHQQKNFGHHDDNHDGFLDNPNVKQWNIQNRWKVKSDNNIFHAGIGIIKEEREGGQINHSMDLGRIYNIDMTNNRYEGYLKNAFILDKSHGTNIALMGNVSMHQSDALYGDKNYTVNQKNAFAQIMFETNFTPSHNLSVGLSLNHDYLSQRLTNVGFNAQNEKETTPGVYAQYTYSLSTKLVAMAGIRADHSSMFGTFITPRFHLRFAPNDVVSFRLSAGKGYRTVHALAENNYLLASGRQLVIGDLGQESAWNYSASSSFNIPLLGKNLKLNAEYYYTRFGNQAVIDYDSNPTQIRIENLSGKSYSNTFQIDASYPLFTGLELTAAYRINDVKTTYNNTLMEKLLTSKYKGLLTASYKTPLGIWQFDATLQLNGGGRMPKPYQLSNGNMSWEERFHPYEQLSAQVTRWFRHFSVYIGGENLTGFRQKQTIIDAENPWSKTFDPTMVWGPSHGAVGYLGIRVNIGRL